A window of the Acetobacteraceae bacterium genome harbors these coding sequences:
- a CDS encoding formate dehydrogenase subunit gamma: MNKSVVMRTTYGKRLLHWLNAVCFFLVGFSGLSFAFPSFEFFGRVLGTPQTARMLHPILGVVVFLCLFIMFFKFVKGNLFQKTDLLWFKNIDSVLLNLHGKDLHIGKYNAGQKILFWCIMTSICVLLLSGLIIWREYFSDYFSVPVLRVAMLAHSAIALALMLLVLGHIYFGIWVRGSITAMITGYVSLRWARSHHSRWYEQIMDKKTKSPKIIESKQHTSGH, from the coding sequence ATGAATAAAAGCGTTGTCATGCGCACAACCTATGGAAAGCGCCTGCTGCATTGGCTGAATGCCGTTTGCTTTTTCCTCGTCGGATTTAGCGGCCTCTCTTTTGCATTTCCAAGTTTTGAATTCTTTGGACGTGTTTTGGGAACACCGCAAACAGCAAGAATGCTGCATCCTATTCTAGGGGTTGTGGTGTTCTTATGCCTCTTCATCATGTTTTTTAAATTTGTTAAGGGGAATCTCTTTCAAAAAACAGATCTTCTTTGGTTTAAAAATATTGATAGCGTTCTCCTAAATCTTCATGGAAAAGACCTCCATATCGGGAAATATAATGCCGGACAGAAAATTCTTTTCTGGTGCATTATGACCAGTATCTGTGTTCTGCTCCTTTCCGGTTTAATCATTTGGAGAGAATATTTTTCTGACTATTTCTCCGTGCCCGTCTTGCGTGTTGCGATGCTGGCGCATTCTGCTATTGCACTGGCGCTCATGTTGCTTGTGCTGGGACATATCTATTTCGGTATTTGGGTACGTGGATCTATTACGGCGATGATTACAGGTTACGTCTCCCTACGTTGGGCACGTTCCCACCATAGCCGTTGGTATGAACAGATTATGGATAAAAAAACCAAATCACCAAAGATCATAGAAAGTAAACAGCATACTTCTGGGCATTAA
- the petA gene encoding ubiquinol-cytochrome c reductase iron-sulfur subunit, protein MSLDSSDPSRRDILKNGGKMSLVGYATCACAGAGACSLAIPAINSLNGTNHSIASTLSQSSILETDLSDLAEGSFRIVRWRGLPVFIQHRTQVMLNELQKPELLTKLRDPESQRKQQPPEASNWHRSLKPEYLILINTCTHLGCTTLFEPKKDSSFHCPCHGSWFDGAGRVFKNMPAPFNLPVPPVSFKNTEKGLMLRIGESEQSPDFSLSSIEKL, encoded by the coding sequence ATGTCTTTAGATTCCTCTGACCCTTCACGCAGGGACATTCTTAAAAATGGGGGAAAAATGTCACTTGTAGGCTATGCAACCTGCGCATGCGCTGGAGCTGGAGCGTGTTCCCTTGCTATCCCCGCAATCAATAGCCTCAATGGAACCAATCACAGCATTGCCTCCACACTTTCTCAAAGCAGTATTTTAGAAACTGATCTCTCAGATTTAGCAGAAGGCTCTTTTAGAATTGTAAGATGGCGAGGCCTTCCTGTATTTATTCAGCACCGCACACAGGTCATGCTAAATGAACTCCAAAAACCAGAACTTTTAACTAAGCTAAGAGACCCTGAATCCCAACGTAAACAGCAACCCCCAGAGGCAAGTAATTGGCATCGTTCCCTTAAGCCTGAATATCTGATTCTCATCAATACCTGCACCCATCTTGGATGCACAACACTTTTTGAACCAAAAAAAGATTCTTCTTTTCATTGCCCCTGCCATGGCTCTTGGTTCGATGGCGCTGGACGTGTTTTTAAAAATATGCCAGCCCCGTTTAATCTTCCTGTCCCACCAGTCTCCTTTAAAAATACTGAAAAAGGCCTGATGCTACGCATTGGGGAATCTGAGCAGTCCCCAGATTTTTCCCTCTCGTCGATTGAAAAATTATGA
- the fdnG gene encoding formate dehydrogenase-N subunit alpha, with translation MTLKRRQFLRGAGVAAVGTGVVALGFKPPFAHALETREYKLTHAKQTRNNCCYCSVGCGLLMYTMGDGSINAKGSIFHIEGDPDHPVSRGSLCPKGAGLIDFIHSESRLKYPSYRAPGSTEWKRISWDEATDRIARLIKEDRDKNFIVKNKDGQLVNRWLSTGMLGSSAASSETGALTWKFARALGMLGFDNQARTCHAPTVAGLGPSFGRGAMTNNWVDIKNANVVLVFGGNAAEAHPVGFKWVTEARLQNKAKIVVVDPRFNRTAAVADVYAPVRVGSDAAFMLGVMRYLISTNQIQHQYVLQYTNASFIVKEGFGFKDGLFSGYNPGKVGKEAYDKSSWDYELDEKGNVLRDETLAHPRCVFNLLKAHVERYTPEIVSEICGTPVEDFLTVCKILGETSAPNLTTSWLYALGFTHHTNGSQTIRCAAMIQLLLGNMGMPGGGVNALRGHSNIQGFTDLGLLSLNCPGYMELPSEKQQTLEEYYAGRPIKPEALGQVDVWKQLPSFFVSFLKSIWGDHATKDNLWGYHWLPKWDKSYDILQMVENMVAGEMNGFIVQGFNPVGSFPDKNRTIAGLSKLKFLVTMDPLDTETSNFWKKVGEYNAVDSASIQTEVFRLPTTCFAEENGSIVNSARWLQWHWKGANPPGEAWADARILGTILHKIRKLYEEDIALYQKGTKKSEPVAPEPVLNMSWNYEDPEEPTPEEVAKESNGYALADIIDADGKIILRKGQLLRNNLMGTDLRDDGTTASFNWVFTGSWTEEGNQMARRDNTDTGFGCTPGWAWCWPGNARILYNRASADTNGVSWDSKRQYIYWNGKSWAGADAIDFPENETPGSSKGPFITTAEGVGRLFCTTSMVDGPFPEHYEPVESPVKTLPDRKENIQSPSVRFLPSNRPEFFGHADQFPHTATTYSITELFRTWTKHAAINAILQPEAFLEIPEELANSLGIARGDMVRLTSKRGYITGKAVVTKRLTKLKVMGKALYQIGIPSNFGFMGATKPAFMANTLTPPIGDANTHTPEFKAFLVNLEKI, from the coding sequence ATGACATTAAAGCGCAGACAATTTCTACGAGGAGCAGGTGTTGCAGCTGTTGGCACAGGTGTTGTCGCCTTGGGTTTTAAACCCCCTTTTGCCCACGCTCTAGAAACACGCGAATATAAACTTACCCATGCCAAACAGACACGCAATAACTGTTGTTACTGCTCTGTTGGCTGTGGTCTTCTCATGTATACAATGGGCGATGGATCTATCAATGCAAAAGGATCTATTTTCCACATTGAAGGAGATCCTGATCATCCTGTCAGTCGTGGGTCTCTTTGCCCCAAGGGCGCTGGTCTAATTGACTTTATTCATAGTGAATCCCGCTTAAAATATCCTTCCTACCGCGCTCCAGGCAGTACCGAATGGAAACGTATCAGTTGGGACGAAGCAACTGATCGCATTGCCCGCCTCATTAAAGAAGATCGCGACAAGAACTTTATTGTCAAAAATAAAGATGGTCAGCTTGTAAACCGTTGGCTGTCAACAGGAATGTTGGGCTCTTCTGCCGCTTCCAGTGAAACAGGCGCTTTGACTTGGAAATTTGCCCGTGCGCTCGGAATGTTAGGGTTTGATAATCAGGCGCGCACCTGCCATGCGCCAACCGTTGCTGGGTTAGGTCCTAGTTTTGGCCGTGGCGCAATGACAAATAACTGGGTCGATATTAAGAACGCCAATGTCGTTCTTGTCTTCGGCGGTAATGCTGCTGAGGCTCATCCTGTTGGATTTAAATGGGTTACTGAAGCGCGCCTTCAAAACAAAGCAAAAATTGTTGTTGTTGATCCTCGCTTCAACCGTACCGCCGCTGTGGCCGATGTCTATGCACCTGTCCGTGTAGGTTCTGATGCTGCCTTTATGCTCGGCGTAATGCGTTACCTCATCTCCACGAACCAGATTCAACACCAGTACGTTCTTCAATATACAAATGCGTCTTTCATCGTAAAAGAAGGCTTCGGTTTCAAAGACGGTCTTTTCAGTGGATATAACCCTGGGAAGGTTGGAAAAGAGGCTTACGATAAATCCTCTTGGGATTATGAGCTTGATGAAAAAGGCAATGTCCTCCGTGACGAAACGCTTGCACATCCACGCTGTGTCTTTAATCTCTTGAAAGCTCATGTTGAGCGCTACACGCCAGAAATCGTCTCTGAAATTTGCGGCACACCTGTTGAGGATTTCTTGACAGTCTGTAAGATTCTTGGAGAGACATCTGCGCCAAACTTAACAACTTCTTGGCTCTATGCGCTTGGATTTACCCATCACACAAATGGCTCGCAAACCATTCGCTGTGCTGCGATGATACAGCTTCTCCTTGGGAATATGGGGATGCCTGGCGGTGGTGTTAATGCCTTGCGTGGACACTCCAACATTCAAGGATTTACAGATCTTGGTCTCCTTTCACTCAATTGCCCTGGTTATATGGAGCTTCCGAGCGAAAAACAACAAACGCTCGAAGAGTACTATGCTGGACGTCCTATTAAGCCAGAGGCGCTTGGGCAGGTTGATGTCTGGAAACAGCTTCCCTCCTTCTTTGTCTCTTTCCTAAAGAGCATTTGGGGAGATCATGCAACGAAAGATAATCTATGGGGTTATCACTGGTTGCCAAAATGGGATAAGAGCTACGATATTCTTCAAATGGTTGAGAATATGGTCGCTGGCGAAATGAACGGCTTTATCGTTCAGGGCTTTAATCCTGTTGGTTCCTTCCCTGATAAAAACCGTACAATTGCAGGCCTCTCTAAGCTTAAATTTTTGGTCACAATGGACCCATTGGATACCGAAACCTCAAATTTCTGGAAGAAGGTCGGAGAATATAATGCCGTCGATTCTGCCTCTATCCAGACAGAAGTCTTCCGTCTTCCAACGACATGCTTTGCAGAAGAGAATGGTTCTATCGTAAACTCTGCTCGTTGGCTGCAATGGCACTGGAAAGGTGCAAACCCACCTGGAGAAGCATGGGCCGATGCCCGTATTTTAGGAACAATTCTTCACAAAATTCGTAAGCTCTACGAAGAAGATATTGCGCTTTACCAGAAAGGCACAAAGAAATCTGAACCTGTAGCGCCAGAACCTGTTCTAAACATGTCTTGGAACTATGAAGATCCAGAAGAACCTACGCCAGAAGAGGTTGCCAAGGAATCAAATGGCTACGCTTTGGCAGACATTATAGATGCTGATGGTAAAATCATTCTGCGCAAGGGGCAGCTGCTGCGAAATAATCTTATGGGAACGGATCTCCGTGACGATGGGACAACGGCTTCCTTTAACTGGGTCTTCACAGGTTCTTGGACCGAAGAAGGCAACCAGATGGCTCGCCGTGACAATACGGATACGGGCTTTGGATGCACACCTGGCTGGGCTTGGTGCTGGCCTGGGAATGCGCGCATTCTCTATAATCGTGCTTCAGCAGATACGAATGGTGTTTCTTGGGATTCAAAGCGTCAATATATCTACTGGAATGGCAAAAGCTGGGCTGGTGCGGATGCGATTGATTTTCCAGAGAATGAAACACCAGGCTCCTCAAAAGGTCCATTCATTACAACAGCAGAGGGTGTCGGGCGTCTTTTCTGCACAACCTCTATGGTTGACGGTCCTTTCCCTGAGCATTATGAGCCTGTAGAATCTCCTGTAAAAACTTTGCCAGATCGTAAAGAGAACATTCAGTCGCCGTCTGTTAGGTTCTTGCCTTCCAATCGTCCTGAATTTTTTGGACATGCAGATCAGTTTCCGCATACAGCGACAACCTACTCTATTACAGAACTTTTCCGTACATGGACAAAGCATGCGGCCATCAATGCCATTCTGCAGCCAGAGGCTTTCTTGGAAATTCCTGAAGAGCTCGCAAACTCACTCGGCATTGCACGAGGCGATATGGTTCGCTTGACATCAAAACGTGGCTATATCACAGGTAAAGCGGTTGTTACAAAACGTCTGACAAAATTGAAGGTTATGGGTAAAGCCCTTTACCAAATCGGAATTCCTTCTAACTTTGGATTTATGGGAGCAACGAAACCTGCCTTTATGGCGAATACATTGACGCCACCAATTGGCGATGCAAACACGCACACACCAGAATTTAAAGCATTCTTGGTTAATCTTGAGAAAATTTAA
- the fdxH gene encoding formate dehydrogenase subunit beta — protein MTLQSQDIRRRSATNGMTPPPSTRDASLQVTKLIDVSICTGCKACQAACDEWNDLRTKVGENYGVYDNPMDLEAETWTVIRFDEYVNENGKLEWLMRKDGCMHCSEPGCLKSCPSAGAIVQFENGIVDFESEHCIGCGYCMIGCPFNIPRVSHKDNHSYKCTLCSDRVAVGQEPACVKTCTTGALAFGMRDDMLELAEERVKGLKERGFPNAGVYNPQGVGGTHVIYVLPHADKPEIYGGLPRDPSISPIVLGWKDWLKPLGATAFIATIAGVFSHFAFVGPCGDDQIGGLDHKEDSEIPGLKENLEDAASFAKDEAEKFKNAVKSGQATDLVEDDLEKAASTLREKLQAAEEAKAAREADAAAEKNHLKD, from the coding sequence ATGACCTTACAGTCACAGGACATACGGCGCCGCTCGGCAACAAATGGAATGACTCCTCCGCCCAGCACTCGAGACGCCTCCCTTCAGGTTACGAAACTCATTGATGTTTCAATCTGCACAGGCTGTAAAGCCTGTCAGGCAGCATGTGATGAATGGAATGACCTCAGAACAAAAGTTGGAGAAAACTATGGGGTTTATGATAACCCCATGGATCTGGAAGCAGAAACTTGGACCGTTATCCGTTTTGATGAATATGTCAATGAGAACGGCAAGCTTGAATGGCTCATGCGTAAAGATGGCTGCATGCACTGCTCTGAACCAGGATGCTTAAAATCCTGCCCTTCTGCAGGTGCTATTGTTCAGTTCGAAAACGGTATTGTCGATTTTGAATCTGAGCATTGCATCGGTTGTGGTTATTGCATGATTGGTTGCCCTTTCAATATTCCACGTGTCAGCCATAAGGATAATCATTCCTATAAATGCACGCTTTGCTCTGACCGTGTTGCTGTCGGACAAGAACCTGCCTGCGTCAAAACATGTACAACAGGCGCTCTCGCCTTTGGAATGCGTGATGACATGCTAGAGCTTGCTGAAGAACGTGTTAAAGGCTTGAAAGAAAGAGGTTTTCCAAATGCTGGGGTTTATAACCCTCAGGGCGTTGGTGGAACACACGTCATTTACGTTCTTCCACATGCCGACAAGCCTGAAATTTACGGAGGCCTTCCAAGAGATCCATCTATCAGCCCAATCGTTTTAGGTTGGAAGGACTGGCTTAAACCGCTCGGTGCAACCGCTTTCATCGCAACGATTGCAGGTGTCTTCTCCCATTTTGCCTTTGTCGGGCCTTGTGGTGACGATCAAATCGGTGGTCTAGACCATAAAGAGGATTCAGAAATTCCTGGTCTAAAAGAAAATCTCGAAGATGCCGCTTCTTTTGCGAAAGATGAAGCTGAAAAATTTAAAAATGCCGTCAAGTCTGGTCAGGCGACGGATCTTGTCGAAGATGATCTCGAAAAAGCCGCATCTACTCTAAGAGAGAAACTTCAGGCTGCGGAAGAGGCTAAAGCAGCCAGAGAGGCAGATGCTGCGGCAGAAAAAAATCACTTAAAGGATTAA
- the fdhE gene encoding formate dehydrogenase accessory protein FdhE, with amino-acid sequence MVLTMLFCDPFYFGTIFLMCASQNQNAAKPQHLPSDLKEGPAFLQGGVKKISPLLLTDLSKLYDRRAKRLHLLSQEAKEDGGEYLKFLEKMVLIQKELLAQYPLDKEDISKIKSWFEAKKDPSPEDLEKEPFLHKIYKAFFQKISPLIQEEHLSSLKKLSDNAAYFAQQSAYLLTGNFAQCDAAAAVPLWACLSLCWAQAATDYAKEFEEEKTIVTSQAHCPFCGTPAVADMVLTGQQEGLRYEQCALCETRWHKVRSICPECLGSEHLDYWSIEEKMPSIEIESCADCKTYSKIFRLDRNPNYELCSDDLASVVLDALVEEKGFSRRTLNPFVLSFPT; translated from the coding sequence TTGGTTTTAACCATGCTCTTTTGCGATCCTTTTTATTTTGGGACAATTTTCCTTATGTGTGCATCTCAGAACCAGAATGCGGCAAAACCACAGCATCTCCCTTCAGATCTCAAAGAAGGCCCTGCTTTCCTTCAGGGAGGCGTCAAAAAAATTTCGCCACTCCTTTTAACCGATCTCTCTAAACTCTATGACAGACGAGCAAAACGCCTCCATCTTCTCTCACAAGAAGCAAAAGAAGATGGTGGAGAATATCTCAAATTTCTTGAAAAAATGGTTCTTATCCAAAAGGAGCTTCTCGCACAATATCCTCTTGATAAAGAAGATATTTCAAAGATTAAATCTTGGTTTGAAGCCAAAAAGGATCCTTCTCCAGAAGATCTAGAAAAAGAACCCTTTTTACATAAAATCTATAAAGCTTTTTTTCAAAAAATTTCGCCACTTATTCAAGAAGAACATCTTTCTTCCTTGAAAAAACTCAGTGACAATGCAGCTTATTTTGCACAGCAAAGTGCTTATTTATTAACAGGTAATTTTGCGCAATGTGATGCCGCAGCCGCCGTTCCTCTTTGGGCTTGTCTTTCCCTTTGCTGGGCACAAGCGGCAACAGACTATGCCAAAGAATTCGAAGAAGAAAAAACCATTGTAACCTCACAAGCGCATTGCCCCTTTTGTGGCACACCCGCTGTTGCCGATATGGTTTTAACAGGCCAGCAAGAAGGTCTCCGCTATGAACAATGCGCTTTATGTGAAACACGCTGGCATAAAGTCAGATCTATTTGCCCTGAATGTTTAGGGTCAGAGCATCTTGATTATTGGTCTATTGAAGAAAAAATGCCATCTATTGAAATCGAAAGCTGTGCTGATTGCAAAACTTATAGCAAAATTTTTAGATTAGACCGCAACCCGAATTACGAACTTTGCAGTGACGATCTTGCAAGTGTTGTTTTAGACGCTTTAGTTGAAGAAAAAGGATTTTCACGCAGAACGCTAAACCCTTTCGTCCTCTCCTTCCCCACCTAA
- a CDS encoding cytochrome bc complex cytochrome b subunit, protein MNLPSDPKEPFWLYTRLPMLEGMIKHFLDFPVLKRGKLWLLWTTGACILTALVLMIFSGIFMALAYSPTEANAFNSVEDIIRRLPSGWFLHLLHQGGVFALFVALYLHIGRGLWYGSYKIPRELTWISGWVLFCGFLAISFAGYCLPWGQLSYWAATVSRNALNVVPYPSGGLGAWLFGAASFEEPGNPSAATMSLQRLFIFHFSGALFMLLLVGFHILCVHGLGMRRTNPEAGQVGCCHRPSNEEKKQSKIGVCRSKSKCGQPNRRLPFYPYFVVNDAIGIVCILLVLFGCASFLPNFVSEPENLIPADPMRTPTNIHPPWYLAPFFAILRAVPSEAFGLVAVILVVFSLALLPWLDRSPKVEMSDRGMLKFIFITFIASFAGLCFAGLNPPSDTMLWLARGCLVWWLLYMYGIVPFFAWKERIAKRQEQLEEMEAFQ, encoded by the coding sequence ATGAATCTCCCTTCCGATCCTAAAGAACCTTTCTGGCTTTATACCCGCTTGCCAATGCTTGAAGGAATGATAAAGCACTTTCTTGATTTTCCTGTTCTTAAACGTGGAAAATTATGGCTGCTTTGGACAACAGGCGCTTGTATTCTAACTGCCTTGGTGCTCATGATTTTCAGCGGTATTTTCATGGCACTTGCTTATAGCCCAACAGAAGCAAACGCCTTTAATTCCGTTGAAGACATTATAAGAAGGCTTCCCTCTGGATGGTTTCTCCACCTTCTCCACCAAGGCGGCGTTTTTGCCCTCTTTGTTGCGCTTTACCTCCATATTGGCAGAGGACTTTGGTATGGTTCTTACAAAATTCCCCGTGAATTGACCTGGATTAGCGGATGGGTTCTCTTTTGTGGATTTTTAGCCATTTCTTTTGCAGGATACTGCCTCCCTTGGGGACAGCTTTCCTACTGGGCTGCAACTGTCAGCCGCAATGCGCTTAATGTTGTCCCCTATCCTTCTGGTGGCTTAGGCGCTTGGCTCTTTGGCGCAGCCTCTTTTGAAGAACCAGGAAATCCTTCCGCAGCAACCATGAGCTTACAACGCCTTTTTATTTTCCATTTTTCAGGGGCGCTTTTTATGCTCCTTCTTGTAGGATTTCATATTCTATGCGTTCATGGGCTTGGAATGCGGCGCACAAATCCAGAGGCTGGACAAGTTGGATGCTGTCACCGTCCTAGCAATGAAGAAAAAAAACAGTCCAAAATAGGTGTCTGCCGTTCAAAATCTAAATGTGGCCAGCCGAACAGACGCCTTCCTTTCTATCCCTATTTTGTCGTCAATGATGCTATTGGGATTGTCTGTATTCTTTTAGTCCTATTTGGTTGTGCCTCTTTTTTACCCAATTTTGTGAGTGAGCCTGAAAACCTTATTCCTGCCGATCCGATGCGTACCCCGACCAATATCCATCCCCCGTGGTACCTTGCCCCTTTCTTCGCCATTTTAAGAGCCGTTCCTTCGGAAGCTTTTGGATTAGTTGCCGTTATTTTGGTCGTTTTTTCGCTTGCCCTCCTCCCTTGGCTTGACCGATCTCCAAAAGTAGAAATGTCAGACAGAGGGATGCTAAAATTTATTTTCATCACTTTTATTGCTTCTTTTGCTGGCCTTTGCTTTGCAGGTCTAAACCCTCCATCAGATACAATGCTATGGCTTGCCCGAGGATGTTTGGTCTGGTGGCTTCTCTACATGTATGGCATTGTCCCCTTCTTTGCTTGGAAAGAGCGTATCGCCAAAAGACAAGAACAGCTCGAAGAAATGGAGGCTTTCCAATGA
- the acnA gene encoding aconitate hydratase AcnA: protein MVDTFSNMLFPSTLKIEGETYHFSSLPQAFKQTKTAGKELPFSLKILLENTLRHHEKEASEALISWAETGHSEKEIPFSPARILMQDFTGVPAVVDFAALRDGMKKLGKAPENINPAIPVDLVIDHSLSVEFSGTQEALKKNIEVEFSQNEERYRFLDWAQKNLKNFRVIPPGNGICHQVNLEYIAPLVQNRNHTLFPDTLFGTDSHTTMINGLGVLGWGVGGIEAEAASLGESIAMRIPDVIGVRLIGKLPVGTTSTDLVLTVTQKLRQKGVVGKFVEFFGSALETLPVENRATIANMAPEYGATCGFFPADALTLKYLRLTGRSEKHLKIAETYLKEQKLFRESNSAEPHFTDILEIDLSNIAPCLAGPKNPSERHPLAEVAQSLPPSDETVKATLKNGETLKNNDVVIAAITSCTNTSNPSVMVAAGLLARKARSFGLSIRASVKTSLTPGSRAVSNYLAAGGLNKDLDALGFEVVGYGCATCIGNSGPLQTDITEAIQKNNLTVGAILSGNRNFEGRISPLTKVNYLASPPLVVAYALAGNLKTDLTKDPIGQDQNGKDVYLKDIWPSEKEISDYILSYITPKTFSESYKEAENGTPLWQSLKSEKSTPLFQWPDNSTYLHNPPWVHTLQKIDHFEPISQARILALLGDNITTDHISPAGNISPNSPAAAYLTQRGVKAENFNSYGSRRGNDEIMARGTFANIRIRNEMLPESEGGISRHYPDGKKGSIFDVAMRYKEEKIPLIVIAGENYGMGSSRDWAAKGPNLLGVKAILAESFERIHRSNLVGMGILPLTFPEKITRKSLNLTGEELIDIHLPSTLAPHAEIPVIFTRKNGKKEKILMMARLETEAEIHYLQHGGILPSILQRLASETSQ from the coding sequence ATGGTAGACACTTTCTCTAACATGCTCTTTCCTAGCACCCTCAAAATTGAGGGGGAAACATATCATTTCAGCTCTCTGCCACAAGCTTTTAAACAAACAAAGACTGCCGGAAAAGAACTCCCTTTTTCCCTTAAAATTCTTCTCGAGAACACCTTAAGACACCATGAAAAAGAAGCTTCAGAAGCGCTTATTTCATGGGCAGAAACAGGACATTCTGAAAAAGAAATCCCCTTTAGCCCTGCACGCATTCTCATGCAAGATTTCACAGGCGTTCCTGCGGTTGTTGATTTTGCTGCGCTTCGGGACGGTATGAAAAAACTTGGGAAAGCGCCTGAAAATATCAATCCTGCAATTCCTGTGGATCTTGTTATTGATCACTCTCTTTCAGTTGAATTCTCAGGCACACAGGAAGCGCTCAAAAAAAATATCGAAGTTGAATTTTCACAAAATGAAGAACGTTACCGTTTTTTAGACTGGGCACAGAAAAATCTAAAAAATTTCCGTGTCATTCCACCAGGAAACGGCATTTGCCATCAGGTGAATCTCGAATATATTGCCCCTCTTGTTCAAAATCGAAACCACACGCTTTTTCCAGATACATTATTTGGAACCGACAGCCACACGACAATGATTAACGGATTAGGTGTTCTCGGTTGGGGCGTTGGCGGTATTGAAGCCGAAGCCGCCAGTCTAGGTGAAAGCATTGCCATGCGTATTCCAGATGTTATCGGCGTTCGTCTCATTGGCAAATTGCCTGTTGGCACAACCTCAACTGACCTCGTTCTTACGGTAACGCAAAAACTTCGTCAAAAAGGCGTTGTCGGAAAATTCGTTGAATTTTTTGGTTCTGCGTTAGAAACACTTCCTGTCGAAAATCGGGCCACAATTGCAAATATGGCGCCAGAATATGGCGCAACCTGTGGCTTTTTCCCAGCGGATGCCCTGACATTAAAATATCTTCGTCTCACAGGACGTTCTGAAAAACATCTCAAAATTGCAGAAACCTATCTCAAAGAACAAAAACTGTTTAGAGAAAGCAACAGCGCAGAGCCCCATTTTACAGACATCCTCGAAATTGATCTGTCAAACATTGCACCTTGTCTCGCAGGCCCTAAAAACCCTTCAGAACGTCATCCTCTCGCCGAAGTTGCACAATCACTCCCTCCCTCTGACGAGACTGTCAAAGCAACACTTAAAAATGGTGAAACCTTAAAAAACAATGATGTTGTGATCGCTGCCATCACCTCCTGCACCAATACCTCTAATCCTTCCGTCATGGTGGCGGCTGGATTATTGGCAAGAAAAGCACGCTCTTTTGGTCTTTCAATTAGAGCCAGCGTCAAAACCTCCCTCACACCTGGCTCACGCGCCGTCTCCAACTATCTTGCAGCAGGCGGATTAAATAAAGACCTTGATGCCTTAGGATTTGAAGTTGTCGGCTATGGATGCGCAACCTGTATTGGCAACTCTGGCCCTTTGCAAACAGATATTACAGAGGCCATCCAAAAAAATAATCTTACTGTTGGTGCTATCCTTTCGGGCAATCGTAATTTCGAAGGACGCATTTCTCCCCTTACAAAAGTTAATTATCTAGCCAGCCCGCCGCTTGTCGTAGCTTATGCACTTGCTGGCAATCTCAAAACAGATCTAACCAAAGATCCGATTGGACAAGATCAAAATGGGAAAGATGTCTATCTAAAAGATATTTGGCCTAGCGAAAAAGAAATATCAGATTATATTCTAAGCTACATCACGCCCAAAACTTTCTCTGAAAGCTACAAAGAAGCCGAAAACGGCACACCTCTGTGGCAAAGCCTTAAATCAGAAAAATCGACACCCCTTTTTCAATGGCCAGACAACTCGACCTATCTTCATAATCCACCTTGGGTTCATACACTCCAAAAAATTGACCATTTTGAGCCGATCTCACAAGCGCGCATTCTAGCGCTCTTAGGAGATAATATTACAACCGATCATATCTCCCCGGCTGGCAATATTTCTCCCAACAGCCCTGCAGCCGCCTATCTCACGCAGCGTGGTGTCAAAGCTGAAAATTTCAATTCTTATGGCAGCCGACGTGGAAATGATGAGATTATGGCACGGGGAACTTTTGCCAATATTCGCATCCGTAATGAAATGCTTCCAGAAAGTGAGGGAGGTATTTCTCGCCATTATCCAGACGGTAAAAAAGGTTCCATTTTCGATGTCGCAATGCGTTATAAAGAGGAAAAAATTCCTCTTATTGTTATCGCTGGCGAGAATTATGGCATGGGTTCCAGCCGTGACTGGGCGGCAAAAGGGCCAAACCTACTTGGCGTAAAAGCTATTTTAGCGGAAAGCTTTGAACGTATTCACCGCTCCAACCTTGTTGGAATGGGTATCCTCCCCCTCACTTTTCCTGAGAAAATAACACGCAAAAGCTTAAACCTGACAGGAGAGGAATTAATTGATATTCACCTACCATCAACCTTAGCGCCACATGCTGAAATTCCAGTCATTTTCACACGAAAAAATGGCAAGAAAGAAAAAATTTTGATGATGGCACGCTTAGAGACCGAAGCAGAAATCCATTATCTACAACATGGTGGCATTCTCCCTTCTATTCTCCAGCGTCTTGCTTCTGAAACATCTCAATAG